In Piliocolobus tephrosceles isolate RC106 chromosome 10, ASM277652v3, whole genome shotgun sequence, a single window of DNA contains:
- the USP15 gene encoding ubiquitin carboxyl-terminal hydrolase 15 isoform X4, with protein MRGEIAKSYAELIKQMWSGKFSYVTPRAFKTQVGRFAPQFSGYQQQDCQELLAFLLDGLHEDLNRIRKKPYIQLKDADGRPDKVVAEEAWENHLKRNDSIIVDIFHGLFKSTLVCPECAKISVTFDPFCYLTLPLPMKKERTLEVYLVRMDPLTKPMQYKVVVPKIGNILDLCTALSALSGIPADKMIVTDIYNHRFHRIFAMDENLSSIMERDDIYVFEININRTEDTEHVIIPVCLREKFRHSSYTHHTGSSLFGQPFLMAVPRNNTEDKLYNLLLLRMCRYVKISTETEETEGSLHCCKDQNINGNGPNGIHEEGSPSEMETDEPDDESSQDQELPSENENSQSEDSVGGDNDSENGLCTEDTCKGQLTGHKKRLFTFQFNNLGNTDINYIKDDTRHIRFDDRQLRLDERSFLALDWDPDLKKRYFDENAAEDFEKHESVEYKPPKKPFVKLKDCIELFTTKEKLGAEDPWYCPNCKEHQQATKKLDLWSLPPVLVVHLKRFSYSRYMRDKLDTLVDFPINDLDMSEFLINPNAGPCRYNLIAVSNHYGGMGGGHYTAFAKNKDDGKWYYFDDSSVSTASEDQIVSKAAYVLFYQRQDTFSGTGFFPLDRETKGASAATGIPLESDEDSNDNDNDIENENCMHTN; from the exons ACACAGGTAGGACGTTTTGCACCTCAGTTCTCTGGATATCAGCAGCAAGACTGTCAAGAACTATTAGCTTTCCTATTAGATGGATTACATGAGGATTTGaatagaattaggaaaaaacCATATATACAATTAAAAGATGCAGATGGAAGGCCAGATAAG GTAGTTGCCGAAGAAGCCTGGGAAAACCATTTAAAACGAAATGATTCTATCATAGTAGATATATTTCATGGCCTTTTCAAATCAACTTTAGTTTGTCCTGAGTGTGCTAAGATTTCAGTAACATTTGATCCTTTTTGTTACTTGACACTTCCATTGCCCATGAAAAAAGAACGCACTTTGGAAGTTTACTTAGTTAGAATGGATCCGCTTACCAAACCTATGCAG tacaAAGTGGTTGTCCCCAAAATTGGAAACATATTAGATCTTTGTACAGCATTGTCTGCTTTGTCAGGAATACCTGCAGATAAG atGATAGTTACTGATATATACAATCATAGATTTCACAGAATATTCGCTATGGATGAAAACCTTAGTAGTATTATGGAACGGGATGATATTTATGT GTTTGAAATTAACATCAATAGGACAGAAGATACAGAGCACGTGATTATTCCTGTTTGCCTAAGAGAAAAATTCAGACACTCAAGTTATACCCACCATACTGGTTCTTCACTTTTTGGTCAGCCTTTTCTTATGGCTGTACCACGAAACAATACTGAAGACAAACTTTATAATCTCCTGCTCTTGAGAATGTG CCGATATGTCAAAATATCTACTGAAACTGAAGAAACTGAAGGATCCCTACACTGCTGTAAGGACCAAAATATTAATGGGAATGGCCCAAATGGCATACATGAAGAAGGCTCACCAA GTGAAATGGAAACAGATGAGCCAGATGATGAATCCAGCCAGGATCAAGAACTTCCCTCAGAGAATGAAAACAGTCAGTCTGAAGATTCAGTTGGAGGAGATAATGATTCTGAAAATGGATTATGTACGGAGGACACTTGCAAAGGTCAACTCACGGGACACAAAAAACGATTGTTTACATTCCAGTTCAACAACTTAGGCAATACTGATATCAACTACATCAAAGATGATACCAGGCATATAAGATTTGATGATAGGCAGCTTAGGCTAGATG AAAGATCTTTTCTTGCTTTGGATTGGGATCCTGAtttgaaaaaaagatattttgatgAAAATGCTGCTGAG GACTTTGAAAAACATGAAAGTGTGGAGTATAAACCTCCTAAAAAACCCTTTGTGAAATTAAAAGATTGCATTGAACTTTttacaacaaaagaaaagctAGGTGCTGAAGATCCCTG GTATTGTCCGAATTGTAAAGAACATCAGCAAGCCACAAAGAAATTGGATTTATGGTCCTTGCCTCCAGTACTTGTAGTACATCTCAAGCGATTTTCTTACAGTCGATACATGAGAGACAAGTTGGATACCTTAGTTGATTTTCCTATCAA tgaCTTGGATATGTCGGAATTCTTAATTAATCCAAATGCAGGTCCTTGCCGCTATAATTTGATTGCTGTTTCCAACCACTATGGAGGGATGGGAGGAGGACACT atACTGCTTTtgcaaaaaataaagatgatggAAAATGGTACTATTTTGATGACAGTAGTGTCTCCACTGCATCCGAAGACCAAATTGTG TCCAAAGCAGCATATGTACTCTTCTACCAGAGACAAGACACTTTCAGTGGAACTGGCTTTTTTCCTCTTGACCGAGAAACTAAAGGTGCTTCAGCTGCCACTGGCATCCCATTAGAAAGTGATGAAGATAGcaatgataatgacaatgatatagaaaatgaaaactgtatGCACACTAACTAA